One Mesoplodon densirostris isolate mMesDen1 chromosome X, mMesDen1 primary haplotype, whole genome shotgun sequence genomic region harbors:
- the LOC132482522 gene encoding melanoma-associated antigen B16-like: MSQGQEIPQCTQEQHHALSEAQGLEAAQVSRALEETSPSSFHPLMPGNLEEALASGAPSTPHSPQSAYLSYIVTAAVASRTSDECSSNQETGSASSKSLSETENLPTDPLDEKVILLVQFLLQKYQMRDLITKADMIGDVIKEYKDDFLEILRRASECIGLVFGIDVKEVDPTSHSYALVNKQGLTYDPRLSGDKGMPKTGLLIIILGVIFMKGNRATEEEIWKVLNMMDLYSGRKHFIFGEPRKLITKDLVEEKYLEYCQVPSSNPPRYEFLWGPRAHAEASKMKLLEFLTKIHESDPTCFPSQYEEALRDEAERA, encoded by the coding sequence ATGTCTCAGGGTCAAGAGATTCCACAATGCACACAGGAACAGCACCATGCCCTCAGTGAAGCCCAGGGCCTGGAGGCTGCACAGGTCTCCAGGGCGCTGGAGGagacctctccctcctccttccatcCTCTAATGCCTGGCAATTTGGAGGAGGCTCTGGCTTCTGGGGCACCCAGTACTCCCCACAGTCCTCAGAGTGCCTACTTATCTTACATTGTCACTGCAGCCGTCGCATCACGCACATCAGATGAGTGCTCCAGCAACCAGGAGACTGGGTCAGCTTCTTCAAAGTCTCTGTCAGAAACTGAGAACTTGCCCACAGACCCTCTAGATGAGAAGGTGATTTTGTTGGTGCAGTTCCTGCTGCAAAAGTATCAAATGAGAGATCTGATCACAAAGGCAGATATGATTGGTGATGTTATCAAAGAGTACAAGGATGACTTCCTTGAGATCCTCAGGAGAGCCTCTGAGTGCATAGGGCTGGTCTTTGGCATTGATGTGAAGGAAGTGGATCCCACCAGCCACAGCTATGCCCTCGTCAACAAACAAGGCCTCACCTATGATCCGAGGCTCAGTGGTGACAAGGGCATGCCCAAGACAGGCCTCCTGATAATTATCCTGGGTGTGATTTTCATGAAGGGCAATCGTGCCACTGAGGAGGAGATCTGGAAAGTGTTGAATATGATGGACTTATATTCTGGGAGGAAGCATTTTATCTTTGGGGAGCCCAGGAAGCTTATCACCAAAGATTTAGTGGAAGAAAAGTACCTGGAGTACTGCCAGGTACCCAGTAGCAATCCTCCACGCTATGAATTCCTGTGGGGTCCAAGAGCCCATGCTGAAGCCAGCAAAATGAAATTGCTAGAGTTTTTGACCAAGATCCATGAATCTGACCCTACTTGCTTCCCATCCCAGTATGAGGAGGCTTTGAGAGATGAAGCAGAGAGAGCCTGA